In the genome of Phycisphaerae bacterium, one region contains:
- a CDS encoding radical SAM protein, whose protein sequence is MKHVFGPVPSRRLGLSLGIDLVPFKTCSFDCIYCQLGRTTCKTVERREWLTWEPVLDELRQCLHDGPDYITFSGSGEPTLHVGLGELIDRVKCTTDVPVAVLTNGSLLWRQDVRRDLLRADLVIPSLDVGDECCLRQVNRPHESLSFERIVEGLIAFGEEYRGAYWLEVLVVAPWTAQLERVESIAAWTKRIRPDRVQLNTVTRPPAEAFAEPVPREQLAELAQLFDPSAEVVDDYGQSPLGERPDFSADRILVMLSRRPCTIEDMMAVHGFHRNEVIKQLDHLSRDGLVESVAIGSDIYFRAVRSPRP, encoded by the coding sequence ATGAAACACGTTTTCGGACCGGTACCGTCGCGTCGGCTTGGTCTTTCGCTGGGCATCGACCTTGTTCCCTTCAAGACCTGTTCCTTCGACTGCATCTACTGCCAGCTTGGTCGAACCACCTGTAAGACCGTCGAGCGGCGGGAGTGGTTGACGTGGGAGCCTGTCCTCGATGAGCTGAGGCAATGCCTTCACGATGGGCCGGACTACATCACGTTCAGCGGATCGGGCGAACCCACTCTGCATGTGGGCCTGGGAGAACTAATCGACCGTGTGAAATGCACCACCGACGTTCCGGTGGCGGTGCTGACAAACGGGTCGCTCCTTTGGCGTCAAGACGTTCGGCGCGACCTTCTGCGCGCCGATCTCGTCATTCCCTCCCTCGACGTTGGTGATGAGTGCTGCCTGCGGCAGGTCAACCGTCCCCACGAATCGCTTTCATTCGAGCGTATCGTGGAGGGTCTGATCGCGTTCGGCGAGGAGTACCGCGGAGCGTATTGGCTGGAGGTGCTCGTCGTGGCGCCCTGGACGGCCCAGCTCGAACGGGTGGAGAGTATCGCCGCGTGGACGAAACGGATCCGCCCCGACCGGGTTCAGTTGAACACGGTGACCCGCCCGCCGGCCGAGGCCTTCGCCGAACCGGTGCCGCGCGAGCAACTGGCCGAGTTGGCGCAGCTGTTCGATCCGTCCGCCGAGGTTGTTGACGATTATGGGCAATCGCCGCTGGGCGAACGGCCGGACTTCAGCGCCGACCGCATCCTGGTTATGTTGAGTCGTCGTCCATGCACGATCGAGGACATGATGGCGGTGCATGGTTTCCATCGGAACGAGGTCATCAAGCAGCTGGACCACCTATCGCGGGACGGCTTGGTGGAAAGCGTTGCCATTGGCTCGGATATCTACTTCAGAGCCGTTCGGTCTCCACGACCTTGA
- a CDS encoding DUF5320 domain-containing protein: protein MPAGDGTGPMGMGPMTGRNAGYCAGYTVPGFMNPMPGRGRGMGGFGRGRGGGRHGWRHQFYATGYPFWAREEVPGVVPLGPAPAPTEEVRMLKEQAGHLEQTLEQLRQRISALESEQTKQD, encoded by the coding sequence ATGCCAGCAGGTGATGGAACCGGACCGATGGGAATGGGGCCGATGACAGGCCGAAATGCGGGCTACTGCGCGGGATATACGGTGCCCGGATTCATGAATCCGATGCCGGGGCGCGGCCGGGGGATGGGTGGTTTCGGCCGAGGGCGAGGTGGCGGTCGACACGGGTGGCGACACCAGTTCTATGCGACCGGCTACCCGTTCTGGGCTCGCGAGGAAGTGCCTGGCGTCGTGCCCCTCGGCCCTGCGCCCGCGCCGACCGAAGAGGTGCGGATGCTGAAGGAACAAGCCGGCCATCTGGAGCAGACTCTGGAGCAGCTTCGGCAGCGAATCTCGGCGTTGGAGTCGGAGCAAACCAAGCAAGACTGA
- a CDS encoding sigma 54-interacting transcriptional regulator → MSSQTTPLKAAKVPESQSVILDSINEGVFTVDMGWRITAFNQAAEQITGIDRQDALGRPCCEVFRASICESACVLRRTLTTGKPIVNATAHIVSHTGLRIPIRISTALLKDGDGTVIGGVETFQDLSQIEQLQKELEARYTFEDIVGRSSAMTNLFQMLPQIAETDSTVLIEGASGTGKELFARAIHNLSRRKKKRFVAINCAALPDTLLESELFGHKAGAFTDARKDKPGRFALADGGTIFLDEIGDISVAMQVRLLRVLQERCIEPLGSLDPIKVNVRVLAATNKDLVKLVRAGKFREDLFYRIRVVHLKLPSLRQRREDIPLLIERLVAKFNRLQGKDILGVSNEVLARLMEHEYPGNVRELENIIEQAFVLCRGGVIELHHLPPELRPAPGASGSETGSPTTLEAMERLLIAEALRRQQGNRRKAARDLGIDPSTLFRKLKSLKIDLPPADGRSRPR, encoded by the coding sequence ATGAGTTCGCAAACAACGCCGCTGAAGGCCGCGAAGGTGCCGGAATCGCAAAGCGTCATTCTCGATTCGATCAACGAGGGCGTCTTCACCGTCGACATGGGTTGGCGGATCACGGCCTTCAATCAAGCCGCCGAGCAGATCACCGGCATCGACCGGCAGGACGCCCTGGGTCGACCATGCTGTGAGGTGTTTCGAGCGAGTATCTGTGAGAGCGCCTGTGTCCTGCGGCGAACCCTGACTACCGGCAAGCCGATCGTGAACGCCACCGCCCACATCGTGAGCCACACGGGACTGCGAATCCCGATCCGAATCTCCACCGCTCTGCTCAAGGACGGTGACGGGACGGTGATCGGGGGCGTGGAGACATTTCAGGATCTCAGCCAAATCGAGCAGTTGCAGAAGGAACTCGAGGCCCGCTACACCTTCGAGGACATCGTCGGCCGAAGCTCGGCGATGACCAACCTGTTCCAGATGCTCCCGCAGATCGCCGAAACCGACAGTACCGTACTGATCGAGGGAGCCAGCGGAACAGGCAAGGAGCTGTTCGCCCGGGCGATTCACAACCTGTCACGCCGCAAGAAAAAGCGGTTCGTGGCCATCAACTGCGCGGCTCTGCCGGATACGCTGCTGGAATCGGAGCTTTTCGGCCACAAAGCAGGCGCTTTCACGGACGCCCGCAAGGACAAACCCGGCCGGTTCGCTCTCGCGGACGGCGGCACCATCTTCCTCGACGAGATCGGTGATATCTCCGTGGCGATGCAGGTGCGACTGCTTCGGGTCCTGCAGGAGCGATGCATTGAGCCTCTGGGCTCGCTCGACCCGATCAAGGTCAACGTGCGCGTCCTCGCGGCGACCAACAAGGATCTGGTCAAGCTGGTTCGCGCGGGCAAGTTCCGAGAGGACCTGTTCTACCGAATCCGCGTGGTGCATTTGAAACTGCCCAGTTTGCGCCAGCGGCGCGAGGACATCCCCCTGCTGATCGAACGCCTCGTGGCCAAGTTCAACCGATTGCAGGGCAAAGACATCCTCGGCGTATCGAATGAAGTACTGGCCCGGCTGATGGAGCACGAGTATCCGGGCAATGTCCGTGAGTTGGAGAACATCATCGAGCAGGCGTTCGTTCTCTGCCGTGGTGGGGTAATCGAACTACACCACCTTCCGCCCGAACTGCGTCCGGCGCCGGGCGCTTCAGGCAGCGAGACCGGCAGCCCAACTACGCTGGAAGCAATGGAGCGGCTGCTGATCGCCGAGGCTCTTCGCCGACAACAGGGCAACCGCAGAAAGGCCGCCCGTGATCTGGGGATCGATCCCAGCACCCTGTTCCGCAAGCTCAAGAGTCTCAAGATCGATCTGCCGCCGGCCGATGGGCGAAGCCGCCCCCGGTAA
- a CDS encoding NifB/NifX family molybdenum-iron cluster-binding protein, which translates to MRIVITARDPEMGSLVDPHFGRAHYLMVVDTETGEHTAVNNAINLNSTQGAGIQTGKRVVDLGGTAVISGHIGPKAFSTLKAGGVAVYSGASGTVSEAVEQFKSGLLKQAVSADMSGHHA; encoded by the coding sequence ATGCGTATCGTCATAACCGCCCGTGATCCGGAGATGGGCTCTCTGGTTGACCCGCATTTCGGCCGTGCCCACTATCTGATGGTCGTGGACACCGAGACCGGCGAGCACACCGCAGTGAACAACGCCATCAACCTCAACAGCACCCAAGGGGCGGGCATTCAAACCGGCAAACGGGTGGTCGATCTGGGCGGCACGGCGGTCATCAGCGGCCATATCGGCCCGAAGGCGTTTTCGACGCTCAAGGCCGGGGGGGTGGCGGTCTACTCCGGAGCGTCGGGCACGGTGAGTGAAGCCGTCGAGCAGTTCAAATCCGGTCTGTTGAAGCAGGCCGTGTCCGCGGATATGAGCGGGCACCACGCATAG
- a CDS encoding Mrp/NBP35 family ATP-binding protein codes for MNGLTFMSQTCSHGTELDEAQRQREEAMLTERMNQIRQKIVVMSGKGGVGKSTVAVNLALGLYRAGFSVGLLDVDIHGPSVPQLLGLREQGIHMSEGEMQPLQVLDRLRVMSIGFLVRNAEDAVIWRGPMKYSVIQQFLRDTGWGRLDYLVVDSPPGTGDEPLAVAQLVGKPAVAVLVTTPQDLAVSDVRRSVSFCKAVGLPVLGIVENMSGFVCPSCGHHIDIFKTGGGETLASEMNVPYLGRVPIDPSVVSVGDTGYSLAQATAADNSPFRPVIQAVLDRTRAGRIELKVIQ; via the coding sequence ATGAACGGACTGACCTTCATGAGCCAGACATGCTCCCATGGGACCGAATTGGACGAAGCCCAACGACAGCGTGAAGAGGCGATGCTGACTGAGCGGATGAACCAGATCCGCCAGAAGATCGTGGTCATGTCGGGAAAAGGTGGGGTCGGCAAGAGCACCGTTGCGGTCAACCTGGCCCTGGGCCTATATCGAGCGGGTTTCTCGGTCGGGCTTCTCGACGTCGACATACACGGCCCGAGCGTTCCGCAACTGCTGGGACTCCGCGAGCAGGGAATCCACATGAGCGAAGGCGAGATGCAGCCACTCCAAGTACTCGACCGGCTGCGCGTGATGTCCATCGGCTTTCTGGTTAGAAACGCCGAGGATGCAGTGATCTGGCGCGGTCCAATGAAGTACAGCGTCATCCAGCAGTTTCTGCGAGACACTGGTTGGGGACGATTGGACTACCTGGTCGTGGACTCGCCGCCGGGAACGGGAGATGAGCCGCTGGCCGTCGCCCAACTGGTGGGCAAGCCCGCGGTCGCCGTTCTGGTGACGACGCCGCAAGACCTGGCGGTCAGCGATGTGCGTCGATCGGTGAGTTTCTGCAAGGCGGTCGGCCTACCGGTCTTGGGCATTGTCGAGAACATGAGCGGCTTTGTCTGCCCATCGTGTGGTCACCACATCGACATCTTCAAGACTGGTGGAGGCGAGACACTGGCTTCGGAGATGAACGTACCGTATCTGGGCCGAGTCCCGATTGACCCCAGCGTCGTCTCGGTCGGCGACACCGGCTATTCCCTCGCACAAGCCACAGCCGCCGACAACTCGCCTTTCCGACCCGTGATACAAGCCGTGCTCGATCGTACGCGAGCCGGCCGGATTGAATTGAAGGTGATTCAGTAG
- a CDS encoding ATPase, translating into MKIAIPAAGGQLWAHFGHCEQFAILEADPATRSVTKTEFQTPPPHEPGVLPCWLHNLGVNVVLAGGMGTRAVDLLAQNGIQAILGVPAMGLTELAEAYLNGQLTSGASACQHHGCGDEHHH; encoded by the coding sequence ATGAAGATCGCGATTCCGGCTGCCGGCGGACAGTTGTGGGCCCATTTCGGGCATTGTGAGCAATTCGCCATCCTCGAGGCCGACCCGGCCACACGGAGCGTGACCAAGACCGAGTTCCAGACGCCGCCGCCGCATGAACCCGGCGTGCTGCCTTGCTGGCTACACAACCTTGGCGTCAACGTGGTCCTGGCCGGCGGCATGGGCACCCGAGCTGTCGATCTGCTGGCTCAGAACGGCATCCAGGCGATCCTCGGCGTGCCCGCGATGGGCCTTACGGAACTCGCCGAGGCCTACTTGAACGGCCAGCTCACCTCGGGGGCAAGCGCGTGCCAGCATCATGGATGTGGAGATGAACACCATCACTGA
- a CDS encoding PaaI family thioesterase has protein sequence MNTITELSRRCHRSCVVCGGDRPDGLGLRFERRDDGSVVAEFDCGATFQGYPDRMHGGVTALLLDAAMPHCLFAKGVVGLTAKLSVRYHRAVSAGVPAVVRARIVDSRTPLYYLKSEVLQKGGIRATAKATFWDSACADVAPELDPDSER, from the coding sequence ATGAACACCATCACTGAACTGAGCCGACGGTGCCATCGCTCGTGCGTGGTGTGCGGTGGTGACCGGCCCGACGGTCTGGGCCTGCGTTTCGAGCGAAGGGACGACGGGAGTGTGGTCGCCGAGTTCGATTGCGGTGCGACGTTCCAGGGCTACCCCGATCGCATGCACGGCGGTGTGACCGCCCTGCTCCTCGACGCCGCCATGCCACATTGCCTTTTCGCCAAAGGCGTCGTCGGACTCACCGCCAAGCTCTCCGTTCGCTATCACCGCGCGGTGTCGGCGGGCGTGCCGGCCGTCGTTCGCGCCCGAATCGTGGACAGCAGAACGCCGCTCTACTACCTCAAGTCCGAGGTCCTGCAGAAAGGCGGCATCCGCGCGACTGCGAAGGCCACCTTCTGGGATTCGGCTTGCGCGGACGTCGCCCCCGAACTCGATCCCGATTCAGAAAGGTGA
- a CDS encoding MBL fold metallo-hydrolase, producing MVKGLSITVLVENTANRGGLLAEHGLAFWVEVNDRCILFDSGQGMALTHNAAKLGIDLSTATEVALSHGHYDHTGGLSVAMPAFNRTTVYAHMAAFCDRFVKESDDGFRSVGSPIESFDWLGKHVCRVVPTRMHPVELSEGVWLTGQIPRQNDFEDVGGAFYLNSACTEPDAIVDDQALFVQTGNGVVVLLGCAHAGVINTVDYIGRLAGNSRIHAVLGGMHLLHANERRLNQTVQRLRDLDVQRIGLAHCTGFGPMARLYHEFPYRCFHCVTGMRIEFD from the coding sequence GTGGTCAAAGGCCTGTCCATTACGGTTCTGGTGGAGAACACGGCCAACCGGGGCGGCCTGCTGGCCGAACACGGCCTGGCGTTCTGGGTCGAGGTGAACGACCGGTGCATCCTGTTTGACTCCGGCCAAGGCATGGCCCTCACCCACAATGCCGCCAAGCTCGGCATCGACTTGTCCACGGCAACCGAAGTGGCACTCAGCCACGGCCACTACGATCACACCGGAGGGCTGTCGGTGGCGATGCCGGCATTCAACCGGACGACGGTTTACGCCCATATGGCGGCATTTTGCGACCGGTTCGTGAAAGAATCGGACGACGGCTTCCGGTCCGTCGGCTCACCCATCGAGTCCTTCGATTGGCTGGGCAAACATGTCTGTAGAGTCGTTCCCACGCGCATGCACCCCGTCGAATTGAGCGAGGGAGTATGGCTCACCGGCCAGATCCCGCGCCAAAATGACTTCGAGGACGTTGGCGGCGCGTTCTATCTCAACTCTGCGTGCACTGAGCCCGACGCGATCGTCGACGATCAAGCCCTGTTCGTGCAGACAGGTAACGGCGTCGTTGTCCTGTTGGGCTGTGCCCACGCTGGAGTAATCAACACGGTTGACTACATTGGTAGATTGGCTGGGAATTCCCGAATCCACGCGGTCCTCGGAGGAATGCACCTGCTGCACGCGAATGAGCGGCGTCTGAACCAGACCGTGCAGCGGCTGCGCGATCTGGACGTCCAGCGAATCGGGTTGGCCCATTGCACCGGCTTCGGCCCCATGGCCAGGCTCTATCACGAGTTTCCATACCGGTGCTTCCATTGTGTGACCGGTATGCGAATCGAGTTCGACTGA
- a CDS encoding ferredoxin:thioredoxin reductase, translating to MSATYEQNLRRLSDAAAKHGLVLNPDEARVQKVVGLMAENYDAVGEWVCPCKQQHKPAQKGMDKICPCPEWLDEIAKDGHCFCRLFFAQV from the coding sequence ATGTCCGCGACTTATGAGCAGAACCTCCGCCGATTGTCAGATGCGGCCGCGAAACACGGCTTGGTTCTGAACCCGGACGAGGCCAGAGTCCAGAAGGTCGTCGGCCTCATGGCCGAGAACTACGACGCAGTCGGCGAGTGGGTCTGCCCATGCAAGCAGCAGCACAAGCCGGCGCAGAAGGGAATGGACAAGATCTGTCCGTGCCCGGAATGGCTCGACGAAATCGCGAAGGACGGCCACTGCTTCTGCCGGTTGTTCTTCGCTCAGGTGTGA
- the tsaA gene encoding tRNA (N6-threonylcarbamoyladenosine(37)-N6)-methyltransferase TrmO: MALRMKPIGVIHSPYAEAAGTPIQSVYAEGTEGTVEVFTPFVEGLADLGGFDRVWLLYWCHRSGNPRMRVIPYRDTRERGVFATRAPARPNPIGLSCVELACIDRHVLHIRNLDILDGTPLLDIKPYVPAFDSFRTGRTGWLTEEGTGRTMADERFHRRTE, from the coding sequence ATGGCCCTGCGAATGAAACCGATCGGCGTCATCCACTCGCCCTATGCTGAAGCGGCAGGCACTCCAATCCAATCCGTCTATGCGGAAGGAACGGAGGGTACGGTCGAGGTCTTCACGCCCTTCGTCGAGGGACTGGCCGACCTGGGAGGATTCGACCGGGTTTGGCTGTTGTATTGGTGCCATCGATCCGGCAATCCGCGAATGCGGGTGATTCCCTACCGGGATACGCGCGAACGCGGCGTGTTTGCGACAAGGGCCCCCGCTCGCCCCAATCCCATCGGCCTTTCCTGTGTTGAGCTGGCATGCATCGATAGGCACGTCCTGCACATCAGGAATCTGGACATCCTCGATGGCACCCCGTTGTTGGACATCAAGCCCTATGTCCCTGCGTTCGACAGCTTCCGGACGGGCCGAACCGGTTGGCTGACCGAGGAGGGAACAGGACGGACGATGGCGGACGAGAGATTCCATCGCAGAACGGAATAG
- a CDS encoding methyltransferase domain-containing protein, with amino-acid sequence MGLGEGDAVADIGAGNGQDSWVFAEIVGRSGVVYAEEITDELVKSLRDKAEEKRLSQVRAVRGQVDDLGQIEALDLAYMRYVYHHFSKPREMLRAIWRALKPGGCLVVVDREPGTLKDWASREERRDKHHWTGETTVIREAREEGFRVVGCAEDCCELPEPFVLIFQRPKGTKVPGGDPDPLLPLPVQEITGQFTPLSRPYERPVFIAMGQARELMFPIMQQSTGPGLDIVLEEWATQKDERPPLPLGLSMPSVLTTNGDPGLSTEPIDAVFFLDSFHLSFHGNTLLTQLRERLRPDGCVYILDRAATRPLSRRGASHHRQIDPLQVKDELAAVGYFLWFEGPPPAPDRFLQIYGTKGPQRNNLNDSTVAARLCSSNRRETALA; translated from the coding sequence GTGGGGCTCGGTGAAGGAGATGCGGTCGCCGACATAGGGGCCGGCAATGGGCAGGACAGTTGGGTTTTTGCCGAGATCGTCGGACGCTCGGGAGTCGTCTATGCCGAGGAGATCACCGACGAATTGGTGAAATCACTGAGAGACAAAGCCGAGGAGAAACGGCTTTCGCAGGTCCGGGCCGTGCGAGGGCAGGTTGACGACCTCGGCCAGATCGAGGCCCTTGACCTGGCCTACATGCGCTACGTCTACCACCACTTCTCCAAACCCCGAGAGATGCTTCGGGCCATCTGGCGGGCCCTAAAGCCCGGGGGATGTCTCGTCGTGGTCGATCGCGAGCCAGGCACACTGAAGGACTGGGCATCCCGCGAAGAGCGGAGGGATAAGCACCATTGGACGGGTGAGACGACCGTGATTCGTGAAGCCCGCGAGGAGGGTTTTCGGGTTGTTGGCTGCGCCGAGGACTGCTGCGAGTTGCCTGAGCCGTTTGTGCTCATCTTCCAGCGTCCAAAGGGAACCAAGGTGCCCGGCGGCGACCCCGACCCTCTTCTTCCGCTGCCGGTCCAGGAGATTACGGGGCAATTCACGCCTTTGAGCCGCCCATATGAGCGGCCGGTCTTCATCGCGATGGGCCAGGCCCGCGAATTGATGTTCCCGATTATGCAGCAATCGACCGGACCGGGGCTGGATATCGTGCTCGAGGAGTGGGCGACGCAGAAAGACGAACGGCCGCCGCTTCCTCTCGGACTGTCCATGCCTTCTGTCCTGACGACGAACGGTGATCCGGGCCTGAGTACCGAGCCAATTGACGCAGTCTTCTTTCTGGATAGCTTTCACCTGTCATTCCACGGGAACACCCTGCTGACCCAACTCCGGGAAAGACTACGCCCGGATGGGTGTGTCTACATCCTGGATCGAGCGGCGACTCGGCCACTGAGCCGGCGGGGGGCGAGCCATCACAGGCAGATCGACCCGCTGCAGGTGAAAGACGAGTTGGCCGCAGTCGGGTACTTTCTATGGTTCGAGGGGCCGCCTCCCGCTCCTGACCGGTTTCTCCAGATCTACGGCACTAAGGGCCCGCAAAGAAATAACCTGAACGATTCTACCGTCGCGGCGAGACTATGTAGTTCCAATCGCCGTGAAACGGCTCTGGCCTGA